AATGAGCGCACGTTTACCTTTATTTTTACGCTTTTTGTCCTTGGATTTGGCTTTATTCTTCAAATGTTGTTTTCGTTCTAGCATCTTTGCCTCCAAAATTAAAAAAGATAAAATAAATGACTCATCTCTAACGACATACTCTTTTTTACATTGTAAACGGATAATTAAAGAAAAAGGCTACAAAAAAGACACGTTACTATTAAAGTTGAATTAAAATAACTCTATCGTCTCGTAATATATCATATTTTGGAATTTGGATACAACTTAGCATATTACATCGAACCTATCATTCTGCCTAATAATAGTAAAGGCCTCACTCTAGTACTAGAGCAGGCCTTGTCTCTTTTCCATAAATTTATAGAGGAAGTTCAAAAAGTTCGCCTTTGATAAGAAAACCTCTAACGAGGCCATTCAAGGATGAGCGACCGCGACTCAAAGGTTGGTTTTCTTGCGATATTGAATTTCATCAGCTCTGCTGATAACTTATAAATTCAATATCTAACACGAAGAAACTCAAGAAGTGAACTCGACATCGAATCTTGAATTCAGCCGGGCCTAAGCGGATGCTTACGAAGTCATGTTTCCTACGGAAACATCTCAGGTGCTCACGTAGGTTTGGCCTACGCTCCGCTCCTCAGCCCCTAGCTTCATCCAACTGAAACGTTTTGTAAAAACGCACATCGGAAGCATAAGCTTCGGTGCTGAAACCGTCCTGTTTGAACACTCACCTATAAGGTTATTCAAAAAATTATTGAAGTGGATAATGACAAGCGACCTGTCTTCCAGGAAGCGCTTCGGTTAATACCGGCTCTACTTGCGAGCACTTACTCTGGGCAAACGGGCAACGAGTATGGAATCGACAGCCTGATGGCGGATTTGCCGGAGACGGAACATCCCCCTGTAGAACGATTCGTTCTCTGCGATCGCTAACTCTAGGTTTTGGAATCGCTGATAGAAGAGCTGCTGTATATGGATGGAGCGGCTCCGCGAATAAGCTCTCCGTCTCTCCTACTTCCACCAACTTACCGAGATACATCACCCCAACCCGATCTGAAATATGCCTAACCACGTTGAGACCGTGGGCGATAAACAGATAGGTCAAACCCAGTTCTTTCTGTAGCTTCATGAGCAGATTGATAACCTGGGATTGAACAGATACGTCCAGGGCGGACACAGCCTCATCAGCTACAATAAATTTAGGATTAAGGGCGATTGCCCGGGCAATACCGATCCGCTGTCTCTGACCACCTGAGAATTCGTGTGGATAACGGTTCCGACGGGAAGCATCGAGACCTACGAGTTCCATCAGGCGAACAACCTCGGAGTCAATCTCCTTGGAAGATAACCTGCGATGGATACGCAAAGGTTCCCCGATAATATCTCGAACGAGAAAACGCGGATTAAGGGATCCGAATGGGTCTTGGAAAATAATTTGCATTTCCTCGCGTAATTCTCTAAGTTCTCTTGATTTTAGCGTCAGCAGGTCGTGGCCTTCGAAACGAAGTTCGCCTCCGGTTGCATGCTGCAGCTGCAGAATAACCCGGCCTAATGTAGATTTTCCGCAACCGGATTCGCCCACAAGTCCGAAGGTCTCCCCTTGCTTAATCGTCAGAGATACATCATCCACTGCTTTTACATGTCCTACTGTTCGATTGAACAGGCCTTTGCGAATTGGAAAATATTTTTTAAGATTATTGATCTCAACTAGATTCTCGGCCGGAGTCGCCTTTGCCGTATTACTCATACATGCCCCTCCTTTATCGGACGATCCTGTTTATTCACGTTCTTATCCTCGAACAACCAGCATGCTGTACGATGATCATCCGTGATCCAGAAGTCGCCCGGTTCC
The window above is part of the Paenibacillus lutimineralis genome. Proteins encoded here:
- a CDS encoding ABC transporter ATP-binding protein; translation: MSNTAKATPAENLVEINNLKKYFPIRKGLFNRTVGHVKAVDDVSLTIKQGETFGLVGESGCGKSTLGRVILQLQHATGGELRFEGHDLLTLKSRELRELREEMQIIFQDPFGSLNPRFLVRDIIGEPLRIHRRLSSKEIDSEVVRLMELVGLDASRRNRYPHEFSGGQRQRIGIARAIALNPKFIVADEAVSALDVSVQSQVINLLMKLQKELGLTYLFIAHGLNVVRHISDRVGVMYLGKLVEVGETESLFAEPLHPYTAALLSAIPKPRVSDRRERIVLQGDVPSPANPPSGCRFHTRCPFAQSKCSQVEPVLTEALPGRQVACHYPLQ